From Variimorphobacter saccharofermentans, one genomic window encodes:
- a CDS encoding CPBP family intramembrane glutamic endopeptidase, whose translation MKRLARYLMGVLPYFVAEAIQIVFVSIAMFGYSFIMEFNAGYELLRDYQDEVVYFISVLGVAICGVVFFFWYQFEIHGEERGNLKQVFQVKNMILFALLGIRIQLFMTGIMRLVRPYFTDTFENYGQTMENLTSGNTFIVILLLVVIAPITEELIFRGVILLKTRREIVFLGANILQSILFGIYHMNIVQGIYAALIGFILGIIVKRYQTIVAPVLLHMLINASSLLTVFFPAGTLSYLIMTIMGGILVIITLYVINPLRKADIITDTMK comes from the coding sequence TTGAAAAGACTAGCTAGATACTTGATGGGAGTTCTGCCTTATTTTGTTGCTGAAGCGATACAGATTGTATTTGTCAGTATAGCAATGTTTGGGTATTCATTTATTATGGAATTTAACGCAGGCTACGAATTGCTGAGAGATTATCAGGACGAAGTGGTATATTTCATTTCTGTCCTTGGTGTAGCAATATGCGGAGTTGTATTTTTCTTCTGGTATCAATTTGAGATCCATGGAGAGGAACGGGGAAACCTCAAGCAGGTTTTTCAGGTGAAAAACATGATATTATTCGCATTACTGGGGATTAGGATCCAGTTATTTATGACCGGGATAATGAGACTGGTAAGACCATATTTTACAGATACCTTTGAGAACTATGGTCAAACGATGGAGAACCTGACCAGTGGAAATACATTTATAGTAATTTTACTATTGGTAGTGATTGCGCCGATTACGGAGGAATTGATATTTCGTGGTGTCATCTTATTGAAAACCAGGAGGGAAATTGTATTCCTGGGAGCCAATATCCTTCAATCTATTTTATTCGGTATTTATCATATGAATATCGTTCAGGGAATTTATGCTGCACTGATCGGCTTTATTCTTGGTATTATCGTTAAACGCTATCAAACCATTGTGGCACCGGTTCTTTTACATATGCTGATTAATGCCAGTTCCCTTCTTACTGTGTTCTTTCCGGCAGGGACATTATCATACCTGATTATGACGATTATGGGAGGAATCTTGGTAATCATAACTTTGTATGTAATAAATCCATTAAGAAAAGCAGATATTATTACTGATACGATGAAATGA
- a CDS encoding CPBP family intramembrane glutamic endopeptidase encodes MKKILKFFPLTLPILASIGISIVVSVIGIIMYMAIKVIYIVNTEQMKGYHLSISNLMNDLINVPVLFTDICSMIIPIAWVIIFYFWYRKLMKGETMVNKQVFEKKNLIYLALLAIGQQLFICGIMNIILPHFEELAKQYEELMELMSDNLAIQIITAVILAPISEELICRGVVFKMATRTYSFITANILQAFLFGVLHMNIVQGIYAFIGGIFLGYVCYKYQSIIASMVLHLMFNAISFVLYNPTTLYMNILYSIVGAVIIGFAYLRIKKVDVISLEKVSMDVSL; translated from the coding sequence ATGAAGAAAATATTAAAATTTTTTCCATTAACTTTACCGATTTTGGCTTCCATAGGAATTTCTATTGTGGTTTCCGTGATAGGTATTATTATGTATATGGCAATTAAAGTAATATATATCGTCAATACGGAGCAAATGAAGGGATATCACCTCAGTATATCCAATTTAATGAATGATCTTATAAATGTTCCGGTACTGTTTACTGATATATGCAGTATGATTATCCCGATTGCCTGGGTTATTATCTTTTATTTCTGGTATAGAAAGCTAATGAAGGGCGAGACTATGGTTAATAAGCAGGTATTCGAAAAGAAGAACCTTATCTATTTAGCTTTATTAGCCATCGGACAGCAATTGTTTATATGTGGTATTATGAATATTATACTACCGCATTTTGAAGAACTGGCAAAACAATATGAAGAGCTTATGGAGTTAATGAGTGATAATCTGGCTATACAAATCATTACGGCGGTAATTCTTGCACCCATATCCGAGGAGCTGATCTGTAGAGGTGTTGTTTTTAAGATGGCTACTCGTACCTACTCATTTATAACAGCAAATATATTACAGGCCTTTTTATTCGGAGTACTCCATATGAATATTGTCCAAGGGATATATGCATTCATCGGAGGCATTTTTTTGGGGTATGTATGTTATAAATACCAGTCCATTATCGCATCCATGGTGTTGCATCTGATGTTTAATGCGATTAGCTTCGTACTCTATAACCCCACTACTTTATATATGAACATTTTATATTCCATAGTAGGAGCTGTTATAATAGGCTTTGCTTATCTGAGAATCAAAAAGGTAGATGTTATTTCGCTTGAGAAGGTATCAATGGATGTGAGCTTGTAA
- the rpmI gene encoding 50S ribosomal protein L35, with translation MPKLKTSRAAAKRFKVTGTGKLKRSKAYKRHILTKKSAKRKRNLRKAAMTDATNIKNMKKILPYL, from the coding sequence ATGCCAAAATTAAAAACAAGCAGAGCAGCTGCGAAGCGTTTCAAAGTAACAGGTACCGGAAAATTAAAAAGAAGTAAAGCTTATAAGAGACATATCTTAACTAAAAAATCCGCTAAAAGAAAGAGAAATCTCAGAAAAGCAGCTATGACGGATGCAACTAATATCAAGAACATGAAGAAAATCTTACCATATCTGTAA
- a CDS encoding ABC transporter permease, whose protein sequence is MKKAEGKYNSNFIVGCIMVGLVLLFVIIGRIHTPYDPNKMNAALKNMGPTLSHPFGTDNFGRDIMSRVMEGAGITFLIAIITVMIGATIGTILGAITGYYGGLLDEILMRINDGVTSFPSILLALIFVSALGPGTYNVVLALGIIFVPSYARVVRSEYIVLREMDFVKNAKLMGAGDLRIMFLHILPNTRKILLPSLLIGFNNAVLAEAGMSYLGLGVQPPDPSLGRMLSEAQAYILNAPWYALAPGLLIVFTLLGVSLLSGGLSDED, encoded by the coding sequence ATGAAAAAAGCAGAGGGTAAATATAACAGTAACTTTATAGTTGGATGCATCATGGTCGGATTGGTATTACTATTTGTAATTATTGGTCGGATACATACACCCTATGACCCTAATAAGATGAACGCGGCATTAAAAAACATGGGACCCACGCTATCACATCCCTTTGGAACAGATAATTTTGGCAGGGACATCATGAGCCGTGTGATGGAGGGGGCGGGTATTACATTTTTGATCGCTATAATAACGGTTATGATTGGTGCCACAATAGGGACGATATTAGGAGCGATAACAGGATATTATGGGGGCTTGCTGGATGAGATATTAATGAGAATTAATGATGGTGTAACCTCCTTTCCCAGTATTCTTCTTGCATTAATATTTGTAAGTGCATTGGGACCAGGTACTTATAATGTAGTGCTTGCGCTGGGCATCATTTTTGTTCCCAGCTATGCCAGGGTGGTACGAAGCGAGTATATTGTTCTTCGGGAAATGGATTTTGTGAAGAATGCAAAGCTTATGGGAGCCGGAGACCTTCGTATTATGTTCCTGCATATCCTTCCGAATACCCGTAAAATTCTATTGCCATCCCTGCTCATTGGCTTTAATAATGCGGTACTTGCAGAAGCAGGTATGAGTTATCTTGGATTGGGTGTACAGCCGCCGGATCCCAGTCTTGGCCGTATGCTATCTGAAGCACAGGCATATATATTGAATGCTCCATGGTATGCCTTGGCACCCGGATTATTAATTGTATTTACCTTATTAGGCGTCAGCCTGTTGAGTGGAGGGCTATCAGATGAAGACTAA
- a CDS encoding ABC transporter substrate-binding protein, with protein sequence MRKRTTVILLFITLISIALYGCSGDKKETNQSNTPADESQSSTETAKGEPTYGGTVTVGITQDLDSLDPHKAMSAGTKEVLFNIFEGLVKLDKDGNLVPAVAEKYEISDDGMVYTFTLRDGVKFHNGNPVTVEDIVYSIKRSAGLLETVDPTVLVESVLTAISEVNIVDEKTIELRLSRADTELLPYLTCAIVPANYAQLDTKPIGTGPFQFVSYEPLKSIVMKKFDDYYVSGVPYLDEVTFKISANTDAAFLELNAGSIDILPYITDAQASQLPEGYRLQTGSMNLIQGLFLNNERAPFDNKLVRQALCYAIDRQAVIDMVAGGRGDVIGTNMFPGFKKYYASELSEVYQYNPQKARELLKEAGYPDGVDFVITVPSNYQYHVDTAQIVVEQLKESGFRAEIQLIEWASWLSDVYKGRNYQATLSGLAAELAPKKALDRFCSDADNNFMNYKNEEFDRIYQEAEMKVDEEDKIALCKQLQTMLTKDAVAAFIQDPHQMTAINKKLDGYTYYPIYVQDMSLVYYTSSGE encoded by the coding sequence ATGAGAAAACGTACAACAGTGATCTTACTATTTATTACGTTAATTTCTATTGCACTCTACGGATGTAGTGGCGATAAGAAGGAGACGAATCAAAGCAATACTCCTGCAGATGAAAGTCAATCTTCTACCGAGACCGCCAAGGGGGAACCCACTTATGGTGGTACGGTCACAGTAGGAATAACCCAGGATTTAGATAGTCTTGACCCGCACAAAGCAATGTCGGCAGGAACTAAAGAGGTTTTATTCAACATTTTTGAAGGCTTAGTTAAGCTTGATAAGGATGGAAATTTAGTTCCAGCTGTAGCAGAGAAATATGAGATTTCCGACGACGGTATGGTGTATACCTTTACACTGAGAGACGGTGTGAAATTTCATAATGGAAACCCTGTTACAGTAGAGGATATCGTATATTCTATTAAACGAAGCGCCGGGCTGCTGGAAACTGTTGATCCGACAGTTCTTGTAGAATCGGTGCTTACCGCTATTTCTGAGGTTAATATTGTGGATGAGAAGACAATTGAACTTCGTCTCAGCAGGGCAGATACGGAATTACTTCCATATCTCACCTGTGCAATCGTTCCCGCGAATTATGCACAGCTGGATACGAAACCAATTGGTACAGGTCCATTTCAATTCGTATCCTATGAGCCATTAAAGAGTATTGTAATGAAGAAATTTGATGATTATTATGTATCCGGAGTTCCCTATCTCGATGAGGTAACATTCAAAATATCAGCCAATACGGATGCAGCATTCTTAGAGCTGAATGCAGGTTCCATCGATATTTTACCGTATATTACGGATGCACAGGCAAGCCAGCTGCCGGAAGGATATCGTCTTCAGACAGGTAGCATGAACCTGATTCAGGGACTGTTTTTAAATAACGAGAGAGCACCATTTGATAATAAACTGGTGCGACAGGCTCTCTGCTATGCAATTGACCGACAGGCGGTTATTGATATGGTGGCAGGAGGCAGAGGAGATGTCATTGGCACCAATATGTTCCCTGGGTTTAAAAAGTATTATGCTTCCGAGCTTAGCGAAGTATATCAATATAACCCTCAGAAGGCAAGGGAGCTGTTGAAGGAAGCGGGATATCCTGATGGTGTTGATTTTGTGATTACAGTACCTTCTAATTATCAATACCATGTGGATACGGCTCAAATTGTGGTAGAACAATTAAAGGAATCCGGATTCCGTGCAGAGATACAGCTGATTGAATGGGCCAGCTGGTTGTCTGACGTATATAAAGGAAGAAATTATCAAGCCACTCTGTCAGGACTGGCAGCAGAATTGGCACCTAAGAAAGCACTGGATCGATTTTGTTCCGATGCAGATAATAACTTTATGAATTATAAGAATGAAGAGTTTGATCGCATTTATCAGGAAGCAGAAATGAAGGTTGATGAGGAGGATAAAATTGCATTGTGTAAACAATTACAAACAATGCTTACGAAGGATGCCGTTGCAGCATTTATTCAGGATCCTCATCAGATGACAGCAATCAATAAAAAGCTGGATGGTTATACTTATTATCCGATCTATGTACAGGATATGTCACTGGTGTATTATACTTCCAGTGGTGAATAG
- a CDS encoding ABC transporter permease: MKYILKKGITLIITLFIVSIFTFTMFQVIPGDSALSALGMSATEQQLEDYREAMGLNKSLPIRYGIWLSKAITGDFGTSVQYKMPVSQLIRDRLPVTIWLAVISFILIIIVSLPLGIVSAKKKNHPSDHVITTLTQVSMAIPAFFLGMILSYIFGVILKWFTPGKYVSYSESFTGFLSFMIFPAIAIAIPKIAMLVKFLRSSILRQMKLDYVRTARSKGMKEQDILYKHVLKNALIPVITFLAMMLADIMAGAILIEQVFNLPGLGRTLLVAISNRDFNVVQAIILYIATVVIGINFAVDLLYQRIDPRVNVKNS; the protein is encoded by the coding sequence ATGAAGTATATATTAAAAAAAGGAATTACTCTCATTATAACACTTTTTATAGTATCCATCTTTACTTTCACCATGTTTCAGGTCATTCCCGGAGATAGCGCTTTATCTGCTCTGGGAATGTCTGCAACAGAGCAACAGCTAGAGGATTATCGGGAAGCAATGGGACTGAACAAAAGCCTTCCCATTCGATATGGTATCTGGTTATCCAAAGCAATAACAGGTGATTTTGGTACCTCGGTACAATATAAAATGCCGGTTAGCCAATTAATTCGTGACCGTTTGCCGGTAACCATCTGGCTTGCGGTCATATCTTTTATATTGATTATTATTGTTTCATTGCCCTTAGGGATTGTGAGTGCTAAGAAGAAGAACCATCCATCTGATCACGTTATTACAACCTTAACTCAGGTTAGTATGGCAATTCCAGCTTTTTTTCTGGGTATGATACTGTCCTATATATTTGGAGTTATCCTAAAATGGTTTACACCCGGTAAGTATGTCAGCTATTCGGAGAGCTTTACAGGTTTTCTCTCTTTCATGATATTTCCGGCAATTGCTATCGCAATTCCAAAGATTGCAATGCTGGTAAAATTCCTTCGAAGCTCTATTCTGAGACAGATGAAGCTGGATTATGTCAGAACAGCCAGAAGTAAGGGAATGAAGGAACAGGATATTTTATATAAGCATGTTCTCAAGAATGCCTTAATTCCGGTAATAACTTTTCTGGCAATGATGTTGGCAGATATTATGGCAGGCGCTATTCTGATTGAACAGGTTTTTAATCTGCCCGGCCTGGGAAGAACATTACTGGTGGCTATATCAAACAGGGACTTTAATGTGGTACAAGCCATCATTTTATATATTGCTACGGTAGTAATTGGAATAAACTTTGCAGTTGACCTTCTCTATCAAAGAATTGATCCGAGAGTCAATGTGAAAAACAGCTAA
- a CDS encoding GH36-type glycosyl hydrolase domain-containing protein, giving the protein MQYGYFDDSRKEYVITTPTTPYPWINYLGSQEYFSLISNTAGGYCFYKDAKLRRITRYRYNNVPLDLGGGHYYYINDNGDVWCPGWAPVKAELDRYECRHGMGYTKITGARGGLETEVTYFVPLNTNAEIHKVVVKNTSGQKKQVKLFSFVEWCLWNAWDDMTNFQRNYNTGEVEIKGSVIYHKTEYKERRDHYAFFSVNAPIAGFDSDRESFMGTYNGFHNPQVVFEGKPSNSVADGWHPIASHCLEVQLEPGETKEYVFVLGYVENAFEEKFESKNVINKKKAEAMIEKFSTTAAVDKALAELAEHWDNLLGKIKLEHEDDKLNRMVNIWNQYQCMVTFNLSRSASYFESGIGRGMGFRDSNQDLLGFVHQIPDRARERIIDLASTQLEDGGAYHQYQPLTKKGNDEIGGNFNDDPLWLVLAVVAYIKETGDFSILDVMTPFDNDESKSTPLSDHLKRSMDHVINNLGPHGLPLIGRADWNDCLNLNCFSTTPGESFQTTTSKDGRVAESVMIAGMFCYIGDEYVTLMEKVGNQKEADRIRKEVIKMREVVMKDGWDGSWFLRAYDDFGKKIGSNENEEGKIFIESQGLCIMGNCGTEDGSAIKALDAVEERLGTKYGLVLQNPAFTKYYVEYGEISTYPAGYKENAGIFCHNNAWIMCAEAQMGRGDKAFDYYTRIAPAYTEEYSEIHRTEPYCYSQMVAGKDAKRHGEAKNSWLTGTASWNFVAISQYILGIIPEYDGLKIDPSIPKKWDGYKVTREFRGDVYDITIKNPNHVSKGVAKMIVDGKEVQGNIIPLAGDKKTHKVEVVLG; this is encoded by the coding sequence ATGCAATATGGTTATTTTGATGATTCAAGGAAGGAGTATGTTATAACAACACCGACAACTCCATATCCCTGGATCAATTATTTGGGGTCTCAGGAGTATTTCTCATTAATTTCAAATACTGCCGGAGGCTATTGTTTTTACAAGGATGCTAAGCTAAGAAGAATTACCCGATATCGTTACAACAATGTTCCCTTAGACCTTGGCGGTGGACATTATTATTACATTAATGATAATGGCGATGTATGGTGTCCTGGATGGGCTCCGGTAAAAGCAGAATTGGATCGTTACGAGTGCAGACATGGTATGGGATATACTAAGATTACTGGTGCTCGTGGTGGTTTAGAGACAGAGGTTACTTATTTTGTTCCGTTGAATACCAATGCAGAGATACATAAGGTAGTTGTAAAGAATACATCCGGACAAAAGAAGCAGGTTAAATTATTTTCTTTTGTTGAGTGGTGTTTATGGAATGCCTGGGATGATATGACCAACTTCCAGAGAAATTACAACACCGGTGAGGTTGAGATCAAGGGTTCAGTTATCTACCATAAGACTGAGTATAAGGAAAGACGTGACCATTATGCATTCTTCTCCGTTAATGCTCCGATAGCCGGATTTGATTCCGATCGTGAAAGCTTTATGGGTACCTATAATGGTTTCCATAATCCTCAGGTAGTATTCGAGGGTAAGCCAAGTAATTCTGTAGCAGATGGATGGCACCCTATTGCATCTCATTGCCTGGAGGTTCAATTAGAGCCAGGTGAGACAAAGGAATATGTATTTGTATTAGGATATGTAGAGAATGCCTTCGAAGAGAAATTCGAGAGCAAGAATGTGATAAATAAAAAGAAAGCAGAAGCAATGATTGAGAAATTCTCCACAACAGCTGCTGTGGATAAAGCATTGGCTGAGCTTGCTGAGCACTGGGACAACCTATTAGGAAAGATTAAACTGGAACATGAGGATGATAAGCTGAATCGTATGGTTAACATATGGAATCAGTATCAATGTATGGTTACCTTCAACCTTTCCAGAAGTGCCTCCTATTTTGAGTCCGGTATTGGTAGAGGAATGGGCTTCCGTGATTCCAATCAGGATTTACTTGGTTTCGTTCATCAAATTCCGGATCGTGCAAGAGAGAGAATTATCGACCTGGCATCTACTCAGTTGGAGGATGGTGGAGCATACCATCAGTATCAGCCGCTTACGAAGAAAGGAAACGATGAAATCGGAGGTAATTTCAACGATGACCCGTTATGGCTGGTGCTTGCGGTTGTAGCTTACATTAAGGAAACCGGTGATTTCTCCATACTGGATGTTATGACACCATTTGATAATGATGAGTCAAAGAGTACACCACTTTCGGATCACTTAAAACGTTCCATGGACCATGTTATTAATAATTTAGGACCGCATGGACTTCCTCTAATTGGACGTGCTGACTGGAATGACTGCCTCAACCTTAACTGTTTCTCCACCACACCGGGAGAGTCCTTCCAGACTACAACCAGTAAGGATGGCAGGGTAGCAGAATCCGTTATGATAGCTGGAATGTTCTGCTATATCGGCGATGAGTACGTTACCTTAATGGAAAAGGTGGGTAATCAGAAGGAAGCGGACCGTATCAGAAAAGAAGTTATTAAGATGCGTGAAGTAGTTATGAAGGATGGTTGGGACGGTTCCTGGTTCTTACGTGCCTATGACGATTTCGGCAAGAAGATCGGTAGCAATGAGAACGAGGAAGGTAAGATATTTATCGAGTCCCAGGGTCTGTGTATCATGGGTAACTGTGGTACTGAGGATGGCAGTGCGATCAAAGCCTTAGATGCTGTGGAAGAGAGACTTGGAACAAAGTATGGTCTTGTACTTCAAAATCCTGCATTTACCAAATATTATGTTGAGTATGGTGAAATTTCCACATATCCTGCAGGCTACAAAGAGAATGCGGGTATCTTCTGCCATAACAATGCATGGATTATGTGTGCGGAAGCTCAGATGGGCAGAGGAGATAAGGCATTTGATTATTATACAAGAATTGCACCTGCATATACAGAGGAGTATTCTGAAATTCATCGTACAGAGCCTTATTGCTACTCACAGATGGTTGCAGGTAAGGATGCTAAGCGTCATGGTGAAGCAAAGAACTCCTGGTTGACCGGTACGGCTTCCTGGAACTTTGTTGCCATATCTCAATACATTCTGGGAATTATTCCAGAGTATGATGGATTAAAAATTGATCCTTCCATTCCGAAGAAATGGGATGGTTATAAGGTAACACGTGAGTTCAGAGGTGATGTATACGACATTACCATTAAGAACCCTAACCATGTATCCAAGGGTGTTGCGAAGATGATCGTTGACGGTAAGGAAGTACAGGGTAATATCATTCCTTTAGCCGGAGACAAGAAGACACATAAGGTAGAGGTTGTATTAGGATAA
- a CDS encoding dipeptide ABC transporter ATP-binding protein gives MKTNTLLSVENLTIGFSEHNSIVPVVDHVSFTMEEGEIIGIVGESGSGKSMSSLAIMSLLPKDARVMEGKILFDGKDILTSSLEEQRALKGTHMAMIFQEPMTSFNPVLTVGAQVEEMLRLHETCDPTEYKNRTIAIMKEAGLLEAEDIYHKYPHQLSGGMRQRAMIAMAMIAGPKLLIADEPTTALDVTIQKKIIMLLKEINQRHGTAILFVSHDLGVITSICNRVLVMKDGRIVEQGIAKELFLNPKTEYTKMLIEAAPVTWMSQLMKPVKDSEDFDQEKNKDGVSVTEANRENALVSVENLNVYYREHGKRVFSSSKAKHVVKNASLQIIKGEVLGIVGESGSGKTTLAKAIAGLIRDTEGVVRWNYDGAIEGITRYNRPQMVFQDPYGSLNPSKRVDWILQEPLRIQGGYTKKERQAKVIEIIQQVGLSKEHLNRYMSQLSGGQRQRVAIAAALILNPELIILDEPVSALDVTIQAQILELLKHLQKKYHLSYLFISHDLNVVYQICNRICVMHEGEIIETRDRTEFFRNPDKEYSRLLLESTLPTEF, from the coding sequence ATGAAGACTAACACCTTACTTAGTGTAGAAAACCTTACGATTGGTTTCTCTGAACATAATTCTATAGTCCCTGTAGTGGATCATGTCTCATTTACAATGGAGGAGGGAGAAATCATAGGTATTGTGGGCGAATCCGGTTCCGGTAAAAGTATGTCTTCCCTGGCCATAATGAGTCTGCTACCAAAGGATGCAAGGGTTATGGAAGGTAAGATTCTATTTGACGGTAAAGATATCCTGACCTCATCCTTGGAGGAGCAGAGAGCCTTAAAGGGAACACATATGGCCATGATTTTTCAGGAGCCCATGACTTCATTTAATCCAGTGCTCACCGTAGGTGCTCAAGTGGAGGAAATGCTCCGCTTGCACGAAACATGTGATCCGACAGAGTATAAAAACAGAACCATTGCAATAATGAAGGAAGCAGGCCTGCTTGAGGCTGAGGACATATATCATAAATATCCCCATCAATTATCTGGTGGAATGAGGCAAAGAGCTATGATTGCCATGGCCATGATTGCCGGACCTAAATTACTGATTGCGGATGAACCAACTACGGCACTGGATGTTACCATTCAGAAGAAAATCATCATGCTGTTAAAGGAGATCAATCAAAGGCACGGTACGGCTATCTTATTTGTATCCCATGATCTGGGCGTTATTACTAGCATCTGCAACAGAGTACTTGTAATGAAAGATGGAAGAATTGTAGAACAGGGAATTGCGAAAGAGCTTTTTCTAAATCCGAAAACAGAATATACCAAAATGCTAATTGAGGCAGCACCAGTCACCTGGATGAGCCAGCTTATGAAACCAGTGAAGGACAGTGAGGACTTTGATCAAGAGAAGAACAAAGATGGAGTGTCTGTAACAGAAGCCAACCGGGAAAATGCCTTAGTCAGTGTTGAAAATCTGAATGTATATTATAGAGAGCACGGAAAGAGAGTTTTCTCTTCCTCGAAAGCCAAACATGTTGTTAAGAATGCTTCCCTACAAATCATAAAAGGGGAAGTACTTGGTATTGTTGGTGAGAGTGGCTCCGGTAAAACAACTCTTGCAAAGGCCATTGCAGGGCTGATACGGGATACTGAGGGTGTAGTAAGGTGGAATTATGATGGAGCGATAGAAGGAATTACAAGATACAATCGTCCCCAGATGGTATTTCAGGATCCGTATGGAAGCTTGAATCCATCGAAAAGGGTAGACTGGATTCTGCAGGAACCGTTACGGATACAGGGCGGATATACCAAGAAGGAAAGACAGGCAAAGGTTATCGAGATAATACAACAGGTAGGATTATCGAAGGAGCATCTTAATCGATATATGTCACAGCTTAGTGGGGGACAGAGACAGAGAGTTGCTATCGCCGCAGCGCTTATTTTAAACCCGGAACTCATTATATTGGATGAACCGGTCTCTGCCCTGGATGTTACCATTCAGGCACAAATTTTAGAATTATTAAAGCACCTTCAAAAGAAGTACCATTTATCTTACTTATTCATATCCCACGACTTAAACGTTGTCTATCAGATATGTAACAGAATATGCGTCATGCACGAGGGAGAAATCATCGAAACCAGAGATCGAACGGAATTCTTTCGTAATCCAGATAAAGAATATAGCCGTTTGCTCCTAGAATCCACACTACCTACTGAATTCTAG
- the rplT gene encoding 50S ribosomal protein L20 produces MARIKGGLNAKKKHNKVLKLAKGFRGARSKQYRVAKQSVMRALTSSFAGRKERKRQFRQLWIARINAAARMNGLSYSKLMHGLKLANVDINRKMLSEMAINDAQGFAALVEVAKSKLA; encoded by the coding sequence ATGGCAAGAATCAAAGGCGGATTGAACGCTAAGAAAAAACATAATAAAGTATTAAAGCTGGCGAAAGGCTTTAGAGGAGCCAGATCTAAACAATATAGAGTAGCAAAGCAATCAGTAATGAGAGCTTTAACTTCATCCTTTGCAGGTAGAAAAGAAAGAAAGAGACAATTCAGACAGTTATGGATTGCCAGAATCAATGCTGCTGCAAGAATGAATGGATTATCCTACAGCAAACTTATGCATGGGTTAAAATTAGCAAACGTGGATATCAACAGAAAGATGCTTTCTGAAATGGCGATCAATGACGCACAGGGCTTCGCTGCATTAGTTGAAGTTGCAAAGTCAAAGTTAGCATAA
- the infC gene encoding translation initiation factor IF-3 yields the protein MINEQIRDKEVRLIGEDGEQLGIMSSKDALKLAKDANLDLVKIAPTAKPPVCKIIDYGKYRYELARKEKEAKKKQKVTDVKEIRLSPNIDDNDLNTKANQARKFITHGDKVKVALRFRGREMAHTASSKVILDSFYAKLEDIAVIEKPAKLEGRSMIMFLSEKR from the coding sequence ATGATTAATGAACAGATCAGGGACAAAGAAGTTCGCCTGATTGGTGAAGACGGAGAGCAGTTAGGTATCATGTCATCAAAGGATGCATTGAAACTGGCAAAGGATGCAAATCTGGACCTTGTTAAAATTGCACCAACAGCAAAACCGCCGGTTTGTAAGATAATCGATTACGGTAAATACAGATATGAGTTGGCGAGAAAAGAAAAGGAAGCAAAGAAAAAGCAAAAAGTAACCGATGTGAAAGAAATTCGTTTATCACCGAATATTGATGACAACGATTTGAATACAAAGGCGAATCAAGCACGGAAATTCATAACTCATGGAGACAAGGTAAAAGTTGCATTACGCTTCCGTGGCCGTGAGATGGCCCATACTGCTTCATCAAAAGTAATCTTGGATTCCTTTTATGCCAAGCTCGAGGATATCGCAGTGATCGAAAAGCCTGCAAAGCTCGAAGGAAGAAGTATGATTATGTTCTTATCAGAAAAACGTTAA